Proteins found in one Sphaeramia orbicularis chromosome 8, fSphaOr1.1, whole genome shotgun sequence genomic segment:
- the LOC115423562 gene encoding hemoglobin subunit alpha-1-like, whose protein sequence is MSLNKTDKERVKAFWSKVAGKADAIGAESLARLIVVYPQTKTYFAHWKDVSPNSPNVTKHGKTVMGGVANAVDKIDDLKGGLLELSELHAFTLRVDPANFKILTHCILVVLAAQFPADFTPEVHVAMDKFLAAVARALAEKYR, encoded by the exons ATGAGTCTCAACAAAACCGACAAGGAAAGAGTCAAAGCCTTCTGGTCCAAGGTAGCGGGCAAGGCAGATGCCATCGGTGCAGAGTCTCTGGCCAG GTTGATCGTGGTGTACCCACAGACTAAGACCTACTTCGCCCACTGGAAGGATGTGAGCCCAAACTCTCCCAATGTGACGAAGCACGGAAAGACTGTGATGGGTGGAGTTGCTAATGCTGTGGACAAAATCGACGACCTGAAGGGAGGCCTTCTGGAGCTCAGTGAGCTGCACGCCTTCACCCTGCGTGTGGACCCTGCAAACTTTAAG ATACTTACCCACTGCATCCTTGTGGTCTTGGCTGCCCAGTTCCCCGCCGACTTCACCCCTGAAGTCCATGTGGCCATGGACAAGTTCCTGGCTGCCGTGGCCCGTGCCCTGGCTGAAAAATATCGGTAA
- the nprl3 gene encoding GATOR1 complex protein NPRL3 isoform X4 — MQSENTTAKQRSPYALNTAGEGLEDQDGDSREHSPLTDEQLVAGFSDIILATILATKSDMCGKKFELKIDNVRFVGHPTLLQHPPIIQVSKTDPSPKREMPTMILFNVVFALRANADPSVISCMHNLSRRIAIALQHEERRCQYLTREAKLMLAVQEEITTVTETDGNPQSPFRQILPKCKLARDLKEAYDSLCTTGVVRLHINNWLEVSFCLPHKIHRIGGNYIPPEALECSLKAIRPYHALLLLESEKALLSQLPLDCSPAMVRLIKTCSAVKNLQQLAQDADLALLQIFQIAAHLVYWGKAIIIYPLCENNVYMLSPHANICLYSPLAEQFAQQFPGHDLPSMLAKFSLPVSLAEFRNPLEAPAQEAQLIQMVVWMLQRRLLIQLHTYVCLLVPPSEDEPGLRDEDLPLAARVGGRSLSTPSALSFGSPTSSDDMTLTSPSMDNSSAELLPGGDSPLNKRMTETLLASLSEHERQVILNIPAAQNPEDLRMFARLLHYFRGHHHLEEIMYNENMRRSQLKTLFDKFRSVLVVTNHEDPIISIFQSPME; from the exons ATGCAGTCAGAAAATACAACAG CAAAACAAAGAAGTCCATATGCTCTCAACACAGCTGGGGAGGGTCTTGAAGATCAGGATGGTGATTCGAG AGAACACTCTCCACTAACTGACGAACAGTTGGTAGCAGG GTTTTCCGACATCATCCTCGCCACCATCCTGGCCACCAAATCTGACATGTGCGGGAAGAAGTTTGAACTGAAGATAGACAATGTTCGCTTTGTTGGTCACCCTACCCTCCTTCAGCATCCACCTATCATTCAG GTTTCCAAAACAGACCCATCACCTAAAAGAGAAATGCCAACGATGATCTTGTTTAATGTGGTATTCGCACTGAGG GCCAATGCCGACCCCTCCGTCATCAGCTGCATGCACAACCTGTCGCGGCGGATCGCCATAGCCCTACAGCACGAGGAGCGACGCTGCCAGTACTTGACCAGAGAGGCCAAACTAATGCTCGCTGTGCAGGAGGAAATCACCACCGTGACTGAGA CAGATGGAAACCCCCAGTCACCTTTTAGACAAATTCTGCCTAAATGTAAACTTGCCAGAGACTTGAAGGAGGCTTATGATAG CCTTTGTACGACTGGTGTGGTGCGACTGCATATCAACAACTGGTTGGAGGTGAGCTTCTGTTTGCCTCACAAGATCCACAGAATCGGTGGCAACTACATCCCCCCTGAGGCCTTAGAGTGCAGTTTAAAGGCAATAAG ACCCTATCATGCCCTACTGCTGCTGGAGAGTGAAAAGGCCCTGCTGAGCCAGCTTCCTCTGGACTGCTCGCCTGCTATGGTTCGCCTCATCAAAACCTGCTCAGCGGTGAAAAACCTGCAGCAGCTCGCACAGGATGCTGACCTGGCCTTACTTCAG ATTTTTCAGATTGCTGCTCATTTAGTGTATTGGGGCAAAGCCATTATTATCTACCCACTGTGTGAGAACAACGTCTACATGCTGTCTCCTCATGCCAACATCTGCCT ATACTCGCCACTGGCTGAACAGTTTGCCCAACAGTTTCCTGGTCATGATTTGCCTTCAATGCTCGCCAAGTTCTCCCTTCCTGTCTCACTGGCTGAGTTCAGAAACCCCCTGGAAGCTCCTGCACAGGAG GCTCAGCTGATCCAGATGGTAGTGTGGATGCTGCAGCGACGCCTGCTGATCCAGCTGCACACCTACGTCTGCCTCCTGGTTCCGCCAAGTGAGGATGAGCCCGGCCTCAGGGATGAAGACCTCCCACTGGCTGCTCGAGTCGGAGGACGCAGTCTCAGCACCCCCAGCGCGCTTAGCTTCGGGTCCCCGA ccAGCAGTGATGATATGACCCTAACCAGCCCCAGCATGGATAACTCCAGTGCAGAGCTGCTGCCTGGTGGCGACTCTCCTCTTAATAAAAGGATGACAGAGACACTTCTTGCCAGCTTATCAGAACACGAGAGGCAGGTTATTCTCAACATCCCCGCTGCACAAAATCCAGAAGATCTGAGGATGTTTGCCAG GCTGCTGCACTATTTCCGGGGACATCACCACCTGGAAGAGATTATGTACAACGAGAACATGAGGCGCTCGCAACTCAAGACGCTGTTTGACAAGTTTCGCAGTGTCCTTGTGGTGACCAACCATGAGGATCCCATTATTTCAATCTTTCAGTCGCCTATGGAGTAG
- the nprl3 gene encoding GATOR1 complex protein NPRL3 isoform X5, which translates to MQSENTTAKQRSPYALNTAGEGLEDQDGDSRFSDIILATILATKSDMCGKKFELKIDNVRFVGHPTLLQHPPIIQVSKTDPSPKREMPTMILFNVVFALRANADPSVISCMHNLSRRIAIALQHEERRCQYLTREAKLMLAVQEEITTVTETDGNPQSPFRQILPKCKLARDLKEAYDSLCTTGVVRLHINNWLEVSFCLPHKIHRIGGNYIPPEALECSLKAIRPYHALLLLESEKALLSQLPLDCSPAMVRLIKTCSAVKNLQQLAQDADLALLQIFQIAAHLVYWGKAIIIYPLCENNVYMLSPHANICLYSPLAEQFAQQFPGHDLPSMLAKFSLPVSLAEFRNPLEAPAQEAQLIQMVVWMLQRRLLIQLHTYVCLLVPPSEDEPGLRDEDLPLAARVGGRSLSTPSALSFGSPTSSDDMTLTSPSMDNSSAELLPGGDSPLNKRMTETLLASLSEHERQVILNIPAAQNPEDLRMFARLLHYFRGHHHLEEIMYNENMRRSQLKTLFDKFRSVLVVTNHEDPIISIFQSPME; encoded by the exons ATGCAGTCAGAAAATACAACAG CAAAACAAAGAAGTCCATATGCTCTCAACACAGCTGGGGAGGGTCTTGAAGATCAGGATGGTGATTCGAG GTTTTCCGACATCATCCTCGCCACCATCCTGGCCACCAAATCTGACATGTGCGGGAAGAAGTTTGAACTGAAGATAGACAATGTTCGCTTTGTTGGTCACCCTACCCTCCTTCAGCATCCACCTATCATTCAG GTTTCCAAAACAGACCCATCACCTAAAAGAGAAATGCCAACGATGATCTTGTTTAATGTGGTATTCGCACTGAGG GCCAATGCCGACCCCTCCGTCATCAGCTGCATGCACAACCTGTCGCGGCGGATCGCCATAGCCCTACAGCACGAGGAGCGACGCTGCCAGTACTTGACCAGAGAGGCCAAACTAATGCTCGCTGTGCAGGAGGAAATCACCACCGTGACTGAGA CAGATGGAAACCCCCAGTCACCTTTTAGACAAATTCTGCCTAAATGTAAACTTGCCAGAGACTTGAAGGAGGCTTATGATAG CCTTTGTACGACTGGTGTGGTGCGACTGCATATCAACAACTGGTTGGAGGTGAGCTTCTGTTTGCCTCACAAGATCCACAGAATCGGTGGCAACTACATCCCCCCTGAGGCCTTAGAGTGCAGTTTAAAGGCAATAAG ACCCTATCATGCCCTACTGCTGCTGGAGAGTGAAAAGGCCCTGCTGAGCCAGCTTCCTCTGGACTGCTCGCCTGCTATGGTTCGCCTCATCAAAACCTGCTCAGCGGTGAAAAACCTGCAGCAGCTCGCACAGGATGCTGACCTGGCCTTACTTCAG ATTTTTCAGATTGCTGCTCATTTAGTGTATTGGGGCAAAGCCATTATTATCTACCCACTGTGTGAGAACAACGTCTACATGCTGTCTCCTCATGCCAACATCTGCCT ATACTCGCCACTGGCTGAACAGTTTGCCCAACAGTTTCCTGGTCATGATTTGCCTTCAATGCTCGCCAAGTTCTCCCTTCCTGTCTCACTGGCTGAGTTCAGAAACCCCCTGGAAGCTCCTGCACAGGAG GCTCAGCTGATCCAGATGGTAGTGTGGATGCTGCAGCGACGCCTGCTGATCCAGCTGCACACCTACGTCTGCCTCCTGGTTCCGCCAAGTGAGGATGAGCCCGGCCTCAGGGATGAAGACCTCCCACTGGCTGCTCGAGTCGGAGGACGCAGTCTCAGCACCCCCAGCGCGCTTAGCTTCGGGTCCCCGA ccAGCAGTGATGATATGACCCTAACCAGCCCCAGCATGGATAACTCCAGTGCAGAGCTGCTGCCTGGTGGCGACTCTCCTCTTAATAAAAGGATGACAGAGACACTTCTTGCCAGCTTATCAGAACACGAGAGGCAGGTTATTCTCAACATCCCCGCTGCACAAAATCCAGAAGATCTGAGGATGTTTGCCAG GCTGCTGCACTATTTCCGGGGACATCACCACCTGGAAGAGATTATGTACAACGAGAACATGAGGCGCTCGCAACTCAAGACGCTGTTTGACAAGTTTCGCAGTGTCCTTGTGGTGACCAACCATGAGGATCCCATTATTTCAATCTTTCAGTCGCCTATGGAGTAG
- the nprl3 gene encoding GATOR1 complex protein NPRL3 isoform X2, giving the protein MMLNPPADTKSMYSQSENSRYKTGDKTSPISVILVSSGSRGNKLLFRYPFQRVAECPSSLTAKQRSPYALNTAGEGLEDQDGDSREHSPLTDEQLVAGFSDIILATILATKSDMCGKKFELKIDNVRFVGHPTLLQHPPIIQVSKTDPSPKREMPTMILFNVVFALRANADPSVISCMHNLSRRIAIALQHEERRCQYLTREAKLMLAVQEEITTVTENGNPQSPFRQILPKCKLARDLKEAYDSLCTTGVVRLHINNWLEVSFCLPHKIHRIGGNYIPPEALECSLKAIRPYHALLLLESEKALLSQLPLDCSPAMVRLIKTCSAVKNLQQLAQDADLALLQIFQIAAHLVYWGKAIIIYPLCENNVYMLSPHANICLYSPLAEQFAQQFPGHDLPSMLAKFSLPVSLAEFRNPLEAPAQEAQLIQMVVWMLQRRLLIQLHTYVCLLVPPSEDEPGLRDEDLPLAARVGGRSLSTPSALSFGSPTSSDDMTLTSPSMDNSSAELLPGGDSPLNKRMTETLLASLSEHERQVILNIPAAQNPEDLRMFARLLHYFRGHHHLEEIMYNENMRRSQLKTLFDKFRSVLVVTNHEDPIISIFQSPME; this is encoded by the exons ATGATGTTAAACCCACCCGCCGACACAAAATCCATGTACAGTCAGTCGGAAAACAGTAGGTACAAAACTGGCGACAAAACTAGCCCCATTAGTGTTATACTGGTGAGCTCTGGCAGCCGAGGGAACAAATTGCTCTTTCGATACCCTTTCCAGAGAGTCGCCGAGTGTCCGTCATCTCTCACAG CAAAACAAAGAAGTCCATATGCTCTCAACACAGCTGGGGAGGGTCTTGAAGATCAGGATGGTGATTCGAG AGAACACTCTCCACTAACTGACGAACAGTTGGTAGCAGG GTTTTCCGACATCATCCTCGCCACCATCCTGGCCACCAAATCTGACATGTGCGGGAAGAAGTTTGAACTGAAGATAGACAATGTTCGCTTTGTTGGTCACCCTACCCTCCTTCAGCATCCACCTATCATTCAG GTTTCCAAAACAGACCCATCACCTAAAAGAGAAATGCCAACGATGATCTTGTTTAATGTGGTATTCGCACTGAGG GCCAATGCCGACCCCTCCGTCATCAGCTGCATGCACAACCTGTCGCGGCGGATCGCCATAGCCCTACAGCACGAGGAGCGACGCTGCCAGTACTTGACCAGAGAGGCCAAACTAATGCTCGCTGTGCAGGAGGAAATCACCACCGTGACTGAGA ATGGAAACCCCCAGTCACCTTTTAGACAAATTCTGCCTAAATGTAAACTTGCCAGAGACTTGAAGGAGGCTTATGATAG CCTTTGTACGACTGGTGTGGTGCGACTGCATATCAACAACTGGTTGGAGGTGAGCTTCTGTTTGCCTCACAAGATCCACAGAATCGGTGGCAACTACATCCCCCCTGAGGCCTTAGAGTGCAGTTTAAAGGCAATAAG ACCCTATCATGCCCTACTGCTGCTGGAGAGTGAAAAGGCCCTGCTGAGCCAGCTTCCTCTGGACTGCTCGCCTGCTATGGTTCGCCTCATCAAAACCTGCTCAGCGGTGAAAAACCTGCAGCAGCTCGCACAGGATGCTGACCTGGCCTTACTTCAG ATTTTTCAGATTGCTGCTCATTTAGTGTATTGGGGCAAAGCCATTATTATCTACCCACTGTGTGAGAACAACGTCTACATGCTGTCTCCTCATGCCAACATCTGCCT ATACTCGCCACTGGCTGAACAGTTTGCCCAACAGTTTCCTGGTCATGATTTGCCTTCAATGCTCGCCAAGTTCTCCCTTCCTGTCTCACTGGCTGAGTTCAGAAACCCCCTGGAAGCTCCTGCACAGGAG GCTCAGCTGATCCAGATGGTAGTGTGGATGCTGCAGCGACGCCTGCTGATCCAGCTGCACACCTACGTCTGCCTCCTGGTTCCGCCAAGTGAGGATGAGCCCGGCCTCAGGGATGAAGACCTCCCACTGGCTGCTCGAGTCGGAGGACGCAGTCTCAGCACCCCCAGCGCGCTTAGCTTCGGGTCCCCGA ccAGCAGTGATGATATGACCCTAACCAGCCCCAGCATGGATAACTCCAGTGCAGAGCTGCTGCCTGGTGGCGACTCTCCTCTTAATAAAAGGATGACAGAGACACTTCTTGCCAGCTTATCAGAACACGAGAGGCAGGTTATTCTCAACATCCCCGCTGCACAAAATCCAGAAGATCTGAGGATGTTTGCCAG GCTGCTGCACTATTTCCGGGGACATCACCACCTGGAAGAGATTATGTACAACGAGAACATGAGGCGCTCGCAACTCAAGACGCTGTTTGACAAGTTTCGCAGTGTCCTTGTGGTGACCAACCATGAGGATCCCATTATTTCAATCTTTCAGTCGCCTATGGAGTAG
- the nprl3 gene encoding GATOR1 complex protein NPRL3 isoform X3 produces the protein MMLNPPADTKSMYSQSENSRYKTGDKTSPISVILVSSGSRGNKLLFRYPFQRVAECPSSLTAKQRSPYALNTAGEGLEDQDGDSRFSDIILATILATKSDMCGKKFELKIDNVRFVGHPTLLQHPPIIQVSKTDPSPKREMPTMILFNVVFALRANADPSVISCMHNLSRRIAIALQHEERRCQYLTREAKLMLAVQEEITTVTETDGNPQSPFRQILPKCKLARDLKEAYDSLCTTGVVRLHINNWLEVSFCLPHKIHRIGGNYIPPEALECSLKAIRPYHALLLLESEKALLSQLPLDCSPAMVRLIKTCSAVKNLQQLAQDADLALLQIFQIAAHLVYWGKAIIIYPLCENNVYMLSPHANICLYSPLAEQFAQQFPGHDLPSMLAKFSLPVSLAEFRNPLEAPAQEAQLIQMVVWMLQRRLLIQLHTYVCLLVPPSEDEPGLRDEDLPLAARVGGRSLSTPSALSFGSPTSSDDMTLTSPSMDNSSAELLPGGDSPLNKRMTETLLASLSEHERQVILNIPAAQNPEDLRMFARLLHYFRGHHHLEEIMYNENMRRSQLKTLFDKFRSVLVVTNHEDPIISIFQSPME, from the exons ATGATGTTAAACCCACCCGCCGACACAAAATCCATGTACAGTCAGTCGGAAAACAGTAGGTACAAAACTGGCGACAAAACTAGCCCCATTAGTGTTATACTGGTGAGCTCTGGCAGCCGAGGGAACAAATTGCTCTTTCGATACCCTTTCCAGAGAGTCGCCGAGTGTCCGTCATCTCTCACAG CAAAACAAAGAAGTCCATATGCTCTCAACACAGCTGGGGAGGGTCTTGAAGATCAGGATGGTGATTCGAG GTTTTCCGACATCATCCTCGCCACCATCCTGGCCACCAAATCTGACATGTGCGGGAAGAAGTTTGAACTGAAGATAGACAATGTTCGCTTTGTTGGTCACCCTACCCTCCTTCAGCATCCACCTATCATTCAG GTTTCCAAAACAGACCCATCACCTAAAAGAGAAATGCCAACGATGATCTTGTTTAATGTGGTATTCGCACTGAGG GCCAATGCCGACCCCTCCGTCATCAGCTGCATGCACAACCTGTCGCGGCGGATCGCCATAGCCCTACAGCACGAGGAGCGACGCTGCCAGTACTTGACCAGAGAGGCCAAACTAATGCTCGCTGTGCAGGAGGAAATCACCACCGTGACTGAGA CAGATGGAAACCCCCAGTCACCTTTTAGACAAATTCTGCCTAAATGTAAACTTGCCAGAGACTTGAAGGAGGCTTATGATAG CCTTTGTACGACTGGTGTGGTGCGACTGCATATCAACAACTGGTTGGAGGTGAGCTTCTGTTTGCCTCACAAGATCCACAGAATCGGTGGCAACTACATCCCCCCTGAGGCCTTAGAGTGCAGTTTAAAGGCAATAAG ACCCTATCATGCCCTACTGCTGCTGGAGAGTGAAAAGGCCCTGCTGAGCCAGCTTCCTCTGGACTGCTCGCCTGCTATGGTTCGCCTCATCAAAACCTGCTCAGCGGTGAAAAACCTGCAGCAGCTCGCACAGGATGCTGACCTGGCCTTACTTCAG ATTTTTCAGATTGCTGCTCATTTAGTGTATTGGGGCAAAGCCATTATTATCTACCCACTGTGTGAGAACAACGTCTACATGCTGTCTCCTCATGCCAACATCTGCCT ATACTCGCCACTGGCTGAACAGTTTGCCCAACAGTTTCCTGGTCATGATTTGCCTTCAATGCTCGCCAAGTTCTCCCTTCCTGTCTCACTGGCTGAGTTCAGAAACCCCCTGGAAGCTCCTGCACAGGAG GCTCAGCTGATCCAGATGGTAGTGTGGATGCTGCAGCGACGCCTGCTGATCCAGCTGCACACCTACGTCTGCCTCCTGGTTCCGCCAAGTGAGGATGAGCCCGGCCTCAGGGATGAAGACCTCCCACTGGCTGCTCGAGTCGGAGGACGCAGTCTCAGCACCCCCAGCGCGCTTAGCTTCGGGTCCCCGA ccAGCAGTGATGATATGACCCTAACCAGCCCCAGCATGGATAACTCCAGTGCAGAGCTGCTGCCTGGTGGCGACTCTCCTCTTAATAAAAGGATGACAGAGACACTTCTTGCCAGCTTATCAGAACACGAGAGGCAGGTTATTCTCAACATCCCCGCTGCACAAAATCCAGAAGATCTGAGGATGTTTGCCAG GCTGCTGCACTATTTCCGGGGACATCACCACCTGGAAGAGATTATGTACAACGAGAACATGAGGCGCTCGCAACTCAAGACGCTGTTTGACAAGTTTCGCAGTGTCCTTGTGGTGACCAACCATGAGGATCCCATTATTTCAATCTTTCAGTCGCCTATGGAGTAG
- the nprl3 gene encoding GATOR1 complex protein NPRL3 isoform X1 → MMLNPPADTKSMYSQSENSRYKTGDKTSPISVILVSSGSRGNKLLFRYPFQRVAECPSSLTAKQRSPYALNTAGEGLEDQDGDSREHSPLTDEQLVAGFSDIILATILATKSDMCGKKFELKIDNVRFVGHPTLLQHPPIIQVSKTDPSPKREMPTMILFNVVFALRANADPSVISCMHNLSRRIAIALQHEERRCQYLTREAKLMLAVQEEITTVTETDGNPQSPFRQILPKCKLARDLKEAYDSLCTTGVVRLHINNWLEVSFCLPHKIHRIGGNYIPPEALECSLKAIRPYHALLLLESEKALLSQLPLDCSPAMVRLIKTCSAVKNLQQLAQDADLALLQIFQIAAHLVYWGKAIIIYPLCENNVYMLSPHANICLYSPLAEQFAQQFPGHDLPSMLAKFSLPVSLAEFRNPLEAPAQEAQLIQMVVWMLQRRLLIQLHTYVCLLVPPSEDEPGLRDEDLPLAARVGGRSLSTPSALSFGSPTSSDDMTLTSPSMDNSSAELLPGGDSPLNKRMTETLLASLSEHERQVILNIPAAQNPEDLRMFARLLHYFRGHHHLEEIMYNENMRRSQLKTLFDKFRSVLVVTNHEDPIISIFQSPME, encoded by the exons ATGATGTTAAACCCACCCGCCGACACAAAATCCATGTACAGTCAGTCGGAAAACAGTAGGTACAAAACTGGCGACAAAACTAGCCCCATTAGTGTTATACTGGTGAGCTCTGGCAGCCGAGGGAACAAATTGCTCTTTCGATACCCTTTCCAGAGAGTCGCCGAGTGTCCGTCATCTCTCACAG CAAAACAAAGAAGTCCATATGCTCTCAACACAGCTGGGGAGGGTCTTGAAGATCAGGATGGTGATTCGAG AGAACACTCTCCACTAACTGACGAACAGTTGGTAGCAGG GTTTTCCGACATCATCCTCGCCACCATCCTGGCCACCAAATCTGACATGTGCGGGAAGAAGTTTGAACTGAAGATAGACAATGTTCGCTTTGTTGGTCACCCTACCCTCCTTCAGCATCCACCTATCATTCAG GTTTCCAAAACAGACCCATCACCTAAAAGAGAAATGCCAACGATGATCTTGTTTAATGTGGTATTCGCACTGAGG GCCAATGCCGACCCCTCCGTCATCAGCTGCATGCACAACCTGTCGCGGCGGATCGCCATAGCCCTACAGCACGAGGAGCGACGCTGCCAGTACTTGACCAGAGAGGCCAAACTAATGCTCGCTGTGCAGGAGGAAATCACCACCGTGACTGAGA CAGATGGAAACCCCCAGTCACCTTTTAGACAAATTCTGCCTAAATGTAAACTTGCCAGAGACTTGAAGGAGGCTTATGATAG CCTTTGTACGACTGGTGTGGTGCGACTGCATATCAACAACTGGTTGGAGGTGAGCTTCTGTTTGCCTCACAAGATCCACAGAATCGGTGGCAACTACATCCCCCCTGAGGCCTTAGAGTGCAGTTTAAAGGCAATAAG ACCCTATCATGCCCTACTGCTGCTGGAGAGTGAAAAGGCCCTGCTGAGCCAGCTTCCTCTGGACTGCTCGCCTGCTATGGTTCGCCTCATCAAAACCTGCTCAGCGGTGAAAAACCTGCAGCAGCTCGCACAGGATGCTGACCTGGCCTTACTTCAG ATTTTTCAGATTGCTGCTCATTTAGTGTATTGGGGCAAAGCCATTATTATCTACCCACTGTGTGAGAACAACGTCTACATGCTGTCTCCTCATGCCAACATCTGCCT ATACTCGCCACTGGCTGAACAGTTTGCCCAACAGTTTCCTGGTCATGATTTGCCTTCAATGCTCGCCAAGTTCTCCCTTCCTGTCTCACTGGCTGAGTTCAGAAACCCCCTGGAAGCTCCTGCACAGGAG GCTCAGCTGATCCAGATGGTAGTGTGGATGCTGCAGCGACGCCTGCTGATCCAGCTGCACACCTACGTCTGCCTCCTGGTTCCGCCAAGTGAGGATGAGCCCGGCCTCAGGGATGAAGACCTCCCACTGGCTGCTCGAGTCGGAGGACGCAGTCTCAGCACCCCCAGCGCGCTTAGCTTCGGGTCCCCGA ccAGCAGTGATGATATGACCCTAACCAGCCCCAGCATGGATAACTCCAGTGCAGAGCTGCTGCCTGGTGGCGACTCTCCTCTTAATAAAAGGATGACAGAGACACTTCTTGCCAGCTTATCAGAACACGAGAGGCAGGTTATTCTCAACATCCCCGCTGCACAAAATCCAGAAGATCTGAGGATGTTTGCCAG GCTGCTGCACTATTTCCGGGGACATCACCACCTGGAAGAGATTATGTACAACGAGAACATGAGGCGCTCGCAACTCAAGACGCTGTTTGACAAGTTTCGCAGTGTCCTTGTGGTGACCAACCATGAGGATCCCATTATTTCAATCTTTCAGTCGCCTATGGAGTAG
- the mpg gene encoding DNA-3-methyladenine glycosylase: MAGRKRKVSPLASAPEQAVNNEDQAGFELKVSPAKHKTHISVNTVRAETEKSHYFTKTDRKSRLGGDFFNQPCISLAKAFLGKVLVRRQADGTELRGRIVETEAYLGGEDKASHSAGGKRTERNTAMFMKPGTIYVYPIYGIYLCMNVSSEGDGAAVLLRSLEPLQGQPVMRRLRAARRREGARQLKDKELCNGPSKLCQALDIPRCFDRRDLASDPEVWMENDPSMSPPEDQDVVSAPRIGIESHGEWAKKLLRFYLRGHPCVSVVNKEAERMTVSGNVMNSVDASDVQANTGQHKVKRTSQECS, translated from the exons ATGGCAGGGAGGAAAAGAAAAGTATCACCGTTAGCATCAGCACCTGAACAAGCTGTAAATAATGAAGATCAGGCAGGTTTTGAATTAAAGGTTTCACCTGCTAAACACAAAACTCacattagtgtaaatacagtaagaGCTGAGAcggaaaaaagtcattatttcacCAAAACTGACCGGAAGTCCAGACTGGGAGGAGATTTTTTCAATCAGCCTTGTATCAGTTTGGCGAAAGCCTTCCTTGGCAAG GTGTTGGTTCGGAGACAAGCAGATGGTACTGAGCTGCGAGGACGAATCGTGGAAACTGAAGCGTATCTTGGCGGAGAagacaaagcctcacattcagcAGGAGGAAAACGCACAGAGAGGAACACTGCCATGTTTATGAAGCCAGGCACCATCTATGTGTATCCAATCTATGGCATCTACCTCTGTATGAATGTGTCTAGTGAAG GGGATGGTGCTGCCGTGCTGCTGCGTTCCCTTGAGCCTTTGCAGGGTCAGCCTGTCATGAGGAGGCTGAGGGCAGCGAGACGCAGAGAGGGAGCACGacaactgaaagacaaagaactcTGCAACGGGCCGTCAAAGCTGTGCCAGGCTCTAGACATACCGCGTTGTTTTGACCGCCGAGACCTCGCCTCAGACCCAGAGGTGTGGATGGAGAACGACCCCAGCATGAGTCCACCAGAGGACCAGGATGTAGTGTCAGCACCACGCATTGGGATCGAGTCCCATGGGGAGTGGGCTAAGAAGCTTTTGCGGTTTTATCTCCGTGGGCACCCATGTGTCAGTGTGGTGAATAAAGAAGCAGAAAGAATGACTGTGTCTGGAAATGTAATGAACAGTGTGGATGCCTCTGATGTGCAGGCTAACACAGGACAGCACAAAGTCAAAAGGACTTCACAGGAATGTTCCTGA